In Musa acuminata AAA Group cultivar baxijiao chromosome BXJ2-10, Cavendish_Baxijiao_AAA, whole genome shotgun sequence, a genomic segment contains:
- the LOC135624694 gene encoding ribonuclease TUDOR 1-like: protein MASTVGATGWLRGKVKAVPSGDSLLIMGSTKAEIPPEKTVTLSSLIAPRLARRGGVDEPFAWESREFLRKHCIGKDVTFKVDYTVPSIGREFGTVFLGDKNVAYLVVSEGWAKVREQGQQKGEASPYLTELLHLEEQAKQQGLGRWSKVPGATESAVRNLPPSAIGDPSNFDAMGLLAANKGRPMQGIVEQVRDGSTLRVYLLPEFHFVQVFVAGVQAPSMGRRPTNDTILVTEVSTDDTNGEISGESQQPLTSAQRLAASSLSITEVSPDPFGREAKHFTEIRVLSRDVRIVLEGVDKYSNLIGSVYYPDGDTAKDLALDLVQNGFARFLEWSANMMEDEAKRKLKAAELQAKKDRLRIWTNYVPPASNSKAIHDQNFTGKVVEVVSGDCIIVADDAVPYGSPLAERRVNLSSIRAPKMGNPRRDEKPVPYAREAREFLRTRLIGHQVNVSMEYSRKVGVADGPSTVVSSSADSRVMDFGSVFLVKSENDETSSPSVNQPGVTNVAEMVVSRGFATLVRHRDFEERSNHYDALLAAESRAINSRKGIHSAKDPPVMHITDLTMASAKKARDFFPFLQRSRRHASVVEYVLSGHRFKLLIPKETCTIAFSFSGVRCPGREEPFSDEAIALMRRKILQRDVEIEVETVDRAGTFLGSLWESRTNMAVILLEAGLAKLQTSFGSDKIPDAHLLAQAEQSAKHQKLKIWENYVEGQEVSNGSSTEAKQKEMLKVVVTEVLGGGKFYVQPVGDQKVAAIQQQLAALNIKEAPVIGSFNPAKGDIVLAQFSVDNSWNRAMIVNGPRGAVKSHNDIFEVFYIDFGNQEIVPYSLLRPLDSSIPSAPGLAQLCSLAYIKVPNLEDDFGQEAAEYLSECTLNNTKEFSAMIEERDASGGKARGQGTGTVLVVTLVDVGSEVSINAAMLQEGLARLDRKKKWDTRERKVALDGLEEFQAKAKRERLKIWQYGDVQSDDEELAPPPPRKAGGRR from the exons ATGGCGTCCACAGTAGGAGCAACAGGATGGCTGAGAGGAAAAGTCAAGGCCGTTCCTTCAGGGGATTCTCTGCTTATCATGGGAAGCACAAAAGCAGAGATCCCTCCCGAAAAGACCGTCACTTTGTCTTCTCTGATCGCCCCTAGACTG GCTCGTCGGGGTGGTGTGGATGAACCGTTTGCATGGGAGAGCAGGGAGTTTCTGAGAAAACACTGCATTGGAAAG GATGTCACTTTCAAGGTGGACTACACAGTTCCATCTATTGGGAGAGAGTTTGGCACTGTTTTTCTTGGAGATAAGAATGTCGCCTACTTAGTTGTTTCTGAAGGATGGGCAAAG GTTAGGGAACAAGGCCAGCAGAAAGGTGAAGCAAGCCCATATTTGACAGAGCTACTGCATTTGGAGGAGCAAGCCAAGCAACAGGGCTTAGGTCGCTGGAGCAAG GTACCTGGTGCTACCGAGTCAGCTGTAAGAAACTTACCACCTTCAGCCATTGGTGATCCTAGTAATTTCGATGCAATGGGGCTGCTAGCTGCAAACAAGGGCAGACCCATGCAGGGCATTGTTGAGCAAGTCCGTGATGGCAGCACTCTTCGTGTCTACCTCCTTCCTGAGTTCCATTTTGTTCAAGTTTTTGTTGCAGGAGTTCAG GCTCCTTCAATGGGAAGAAGGCCCACTAATGACACAATTCTCGTGACTGAGGTGTCTACTGATGATACAAATGGAGAAATTTCAGGTGAATCTCAGCAGCCACTAACATCGGCCCAGAGGCTTGCTGCTTCTTCGCTGTCAATAACTGAAGTTTCACCAGATCCATTTGGGAGGGAAGCCAAACACTTTACAGAAATCCGTGTTTTGAGCAGAGAT GTCAGGATCGTGCTAGAAGGTGTAGACAAATACAGCAATTTAATTGGCTCAGTTTATTATCCTGATGGTGATACTGCAAAAGATCTTGCTCTTGATCTTGTGCAAAAT GGTTTTGCTAGATTTCTGGAATGGAGTGCAAACATGATGGAGGATGAGGCCAAACGAAAATTGAAGGCTGCTGAGCTTCAGGCGAAGAAGGATCGCCTTAGAATTTGGACAAACTATGTGCCTCCAGCTTCAAATTCGAAGGCAATTCACGACCAAAATTTTACAGGAAAA GTAGTAGAGGTTGTGAGTGGAGACTGCATAATTGTTGCTGACGATGCTGTTCCCTACGGCAGCCCCTTAGCTGAGCGTAGAGTTAATCTTTCAAGCATCAGAGCACCAAAGATGGGAAATCCTCGGCGAGATGAAAAGCCAGTGCCCTATGCCCGTGAGGCCAGGGAATTCTTACGTACACGTCTTATTGGCCACCAA GTAAATGTGTCAATGGAATATTCTAGGAAGGTTGGTGTGGCTGATGGACCTAGTACAGTAGTATCTAGTTCAGCTGATTCTAGAGTCATGGATTTTGGGTCAGTCTTCCTTGTGAAGAGTGAGAATGATGAAACCTCTTCTCCATCTGTTAACCAACCAGGAGTAACAAATGTTGCCGAGATGGTTGTCTCACGGGGTTTTGCCACTCTAGTCAGACATCGAGATTTTGAAGAAAGGTCAAATCATTATGATGCTTTACTGGCTGCTGAATCTCGTGCGATTAATTCAAGGAAAGGGATTCATTCTGCCAAGGATCCTCCAGTTATGCATATAACTGATTTGACAATG GCATCTGCAAAAAAGGCACGAGATTTCTTTCCTTTTCTGCAACGGAGTAGGAGGCATGCTTCTGTTGTTGAATATGTCCTCAGTGGTCATCGATTTAAGTTACTGATTCCTAAAGAAACATGCACTATTGCATTTTCATTTTCTGGTGTTCGGTGTCCTGGTCGGGAGGAGCCTTTTTCAGATGAAGCTATTGCTTTGATGAGAAGGAAGATATTGCAACGGGATGTTGAG ATTGAGGTGGAAACAGTTGATAGGGCTGGGACATTCTTAGGCTCCTTATGGGAATCAAGGACCAATATGGCTGTTATCCTCTTGGAAGCTGGATTGGCTAAACTTCAAACCTCCTTTGGCTCTGACAAGATTCCAGATGCTCACCTCCTGGCACAGGCTGAACAGTCTGCAAAGCACCAGAAGCTAAAA ATCTGGGAAAATTATGTTGAAGGACAAGAAGTTTCAAATGGTTCCTCTACTGAAGCAAAACAGAAAGAAATGCTCAAG GTCGTAGTTACAGAAGTCCTTGGTGGTGGAAAATTTTATGTCCAACCTGTTGGTGATCAAAAGGTGGCTGCCATTCAACAGCAGCTTGCTGCATTAAACATTAAAGAGGCTCCAGTAATTGGTTCTTTTAATCCTGCAAAGGGTGATATAGTTCTGGCTCAGTTCAGTGTAGACAATTCCTGGAATAGAGCCATG ATTGTAAATGGACCACGAGGGGCCGTGAAATCACATAATGACATATTTGAAGTCTTCTATATTGATTTTGGAAACCAAGAAATTGTCCCATATAGTCTCCTACGACCTCTCGATTCTTCAATACCATCAGCACCTGGTTTGGCTCAACTTTGCAGCCTTGCATACATAAAAGTGCCTAATTTGGAGGACGATTTTGGTCAAGAAGCTGCAGAGTATTTGAGCGAATGTACATTGAACAATACAAAAGAGTTTAGCGCTATGATTGAGGAAAGAGATGCCTCAGGAGGGAAAGCAAGAGGACAAGGAACTGGAACGGTGTTGGTGGTGACTCTCGTTGATGTTGGATCTGAAGTTAGTATTAATGCTGCCATGCTACAG GAAGGGCTTGCTAGACTAGACCGAAAGAAGAAATGGGACACTAGAGAACGCAAGGTAGCTCTTGATGgtttggaagagtttcaagctaAAGCAAAACGAGAGAGGCTGAAGATTTGGCAATATGGTGATGTCCAATCTGATGACGAGGAGTTAGCTCCACCACCTCCAAGGAAAGCTGGAGGCCGTCGATGA
- the LOC135624697 gene encoding respiratory burst oxidase homolog protein B-like translates to MKKMGPTEEGRGGESPTDAIEVESTGGRISFSGPLSGPLNKRGEKSGARVSFPGSPSSVGSVKGKEQEEEDDDDTYVEITLDVRDDTVAVHSVKAAGAGGDAAGDPEVAALARELERRSAFGASVMRTASWRFRQVSQELRRLASFGRRPGAGKFDRSRSAAAQALKGLKFISKADGAAGWAAVERRFDELAVDGTLDRSKFAQCIGMKESKEFAGELFDALARRRQIKGDTITKAELREFWDQISEQSFDSRLQTFFDMVDKNADGRITEEEVREIISLSASANNLSKIQDQAEEYAALIMEELDPDSLGYIEIYNLEMLLLEAPGYSAQLGTTNSRNLSQMLSQKLRPTREPNPLVRWYHEGRYFLEDHWKRVWVMVLWLCVCAGLFAWKFVQYRRRAVFHVMGYCVCVAKGGAETLKFNMALILLPVCRNTITWLRTKTKLGKVLPFDDNLNFHKVIAVGVAIGVGLHAISHLTCDFPRLLHATDQEYDPMKHFFGDTRPNNYWWFVKGTEGWTGVVMVVLMAIAFTLATPWFRRNRLNLPWPLKRLTGFNAFWYSHHLFVIVYVLLIIHGTFLYLSKKWYKKTTWMYLAIPLILYASERLIRALRSSVRAVKILKVAVYPGNVLTLQMSKPQGFKYRSGQYIFVNCAAVSPFQWHPFSITSAPQDDYISVHIRTLGDWTRQLKAVFSEVCQPPTSGQSGLLRSDYDSNNNLIFPKVLIDGPYGAPAQEYKKYDVVLLVGLGIGATPFISIVKDIVNNMKQWDPEESSDGDDVRDASEGGGGGGHSSNHRRTVTSSTSSFKTRRAYFYWVTREQGSFEWFRGVMNEVAETDKKGVIELHNFCTSVYEEGDARSALIVMLQSLNHAKHGVDIVSGTRVKSHFARPNWRNVYKRIALNHRDQRIGVFYCGAPTLTKELRQLATDFSRKTSTKFDFHKENF, encoded by the exons ATGAAGAAGATGGGCCCGACCGAAGAGGGGAGAGGGGGCGAAAGCCCGACGGATGCGATCGAGGTGGAGAGTACCGGCGGCCGCATCTCCTTTAGTGGCCCCTTGAGCGGGCCTCTCAACAAGAGGGGGGAGAAGAGCGGCGCCCGGGTTAGCTTCCCGGGCTCGCCTTCGTCTGTGGGGTCGGTTAAGGGGaaggagcaggaggaggaggacgacgatgaCACGTACGTGGAGATCACCCTGGACGTGCGCGACGACACGGTGGCGGTGCACAGCGTGAAGGCGGCGGGGGCCGGCGGGGACGCCGCCGGGGACCCGGAGGTGGCGGCGCTCGCGCGGGAGCTGGAGAGGCGGTCGGCGTTCGGGGCGTCGGTGATGCGCACGGCGTCGTGGAGGTTCCGGCAGGTGTCACAGGAGCTGCGGCGGCTGGCGTCGTTCGGGCGGCGTCCCGGGGCGGGGAAGTTCGACCGGAGCAGGTCCGCCGCCGCGCAAGCCCTCAAGGGCCTCAAGTTCATCAGCAAGGCCGACGGCGCCGCCGGATGGGCTGCCGTCGAGCGCCGCTTCGATGAGCTCGCCGTCGATGGCACCCTCGACCGCTCAAAGTTCGCTCAGTGCATCG GAATGAAAGAGTCGAAGGAGTTCGCAGGCGAGCTGTTCGATGCGTTGGCGAGGAGGAGACAGATCAAAGGGGATACTATCACAAAGGCGGAGTTGCGAGAGTTTTGGGATCAGATATCCGAACAGAGCTTCGATTCCAGGCTCCAAACCTTCTTCGATAT GGTGGATAAGAACGCGGATGGAAGAATCACGGAAGAGGAAGTCAGAGAG ATCATCTCGCTGAGCGCTTCAGCCAACAATCTCTCCAAGATTCAAGATCAGGCGGAGGAGTATGCGGCGCTCATCATGGAGGAACTGGACCCCGACAGTCTTGGCTACATTGAG ATATACAACCTGGAGATGCTCCTGCTGGAGGCGCCCGGCTACTCGGCGCAGCTCGGCACCACCAACAGCCGAAACCTGAGTCAGATGCTGAGCCAGAAGCTGAGGCCGACCCGTGAGCCAAACCCGCTGGTCCGGTGGTACCACGAGGGGCGCTACTTCCTGGAGGACCACTGGAAGCGGGTGTGGGTGATGGTGCTGTGGCTGTGCGTCTGCGCCGGCCTCTTCGCGTGGAAGTTCGTCCAGTACCGGCGGCGCGCGGTGTTTCATGTCATGGGTTATTGCGTCTGCGTCGCCAAGGGCGGCGCGGAGACCCTTAAGTTCAACATGGCCCTCATCCTCCTCCCGGTCTGCCGCAACACCATCACCTGGCTCCGCACCAAGACCAAGCTCGGCAAGGTCCTGCCCTTCGACGACAACCTCAATTTCCACAAG GTGATCGCGGTGGGCGTGGCGATCGGTGTCGGGCTTCATGCGATCTCGCACTTGACGTGCGACTTCCCACGCCTCCTGCACGCGACGGACCAAGAGTACGATCCCATGAAGCACTTCTTCGGGGACACCCGGCCCAACAACTACTGGTGGTTCGTGAAGGGCACGGAGGGGTGGACGGGGGTGGTGATGGTGGTCCTTATGGCCATCGCCTTCACTCTCGCCACCCCGTGGTTCCGCCGCAACCGGCTCAACCTGCCCTGGCCCTTGAAACGCCTCACCGGGTTCAACGCCTTCTGGTACTCTCACCACCTGTTCGTCATCGTCTACGTTCTCCTCATCATCCACGGCACCTTCCTCTACCTCTCGAAGAAATGGTACAAGAAGACG ACATGGATGTATTTGGCGATTCCGCTCATCCTCTACGCTAGCGAACGGTTGATCAGAGCGCTCCGATCGAGCGTGAGGGCGGTCAAGATATTGAAAGTGGCGGTGTACCCTGGCAACGTCCTGACTCTTCAAATGTCGAAGCCACAGGGCTTCAAGTACCGAAGCGGTCAATACATATTTGTCAATTGCGCAGCGGTCTCCCCGTTCCAGTG GCACCCATTCTCCATCACGTCAGCCCCGCAGGACGACTACATCAGTGTTCACATACGGACCCTGGGGGACTGGACCAGGCAGCTCAAAGCTGTTTTCTCTGAG GTGTGTCAACCACCAACAAGTGGCCAAAGCGGTCTTCTTAGATCAGACTACGACAGCAACAACAACCTCAT CTTTCCAAAGGTGCTGATTGATGGGCCGTATGGAGCACCAGCCCAAGAGTACAAGAAGTACGACGTCGTACTGCTGGTGGGGCTGGGAATCGGCGCCACCCCTTTCATCAGCATCGTCAAGGACATCGTCAACAACATGAAGCAATGGGACCCCGAAGAGTCGTCCGACGGCGACGACGTTCGCGACGCGTcggagggcggcggcggcggcggccacagTAGCAACCACCGGAGGACGGTGACGTCGTCGACGTCGTCGTTCAAGACGAGGAGGGCCTACTTCTACTGGGTGACGCGGGAGCAGGGATCGTTCGAGTGGTTCCGGGGGGTGATGAACGAGGTGGCGGAGACGGACAAGAAGGGGGTGATCGAGCTGCACAACTTCTGCACCAGCGTGTACGAGGAGGGCGACGCCCGGTCCGCCCTTATCGTGATGCTACAGTCCCTCAACCACGCCAAGCACGGGGTGGACATCGTGTCGGGCACTCGGGTCAAGTCCCACTTCGCCCGCCCCAACTGGCGCAACGTCTACAAACGCATCGCCCTCAACCACCGCGATCAACGAATCG GTGTATTCTACTGTGGAGCCCCGACCCTGACGAAGGAGCTGCGCCAGCTAGCCACGGATTTCTCAAGGAAGACCAGCACCAAGTTCGACTTCCACAAGGAGAACTTTTGA
- the LOC135625839 gene encoding uncharacterized protein LOC135625839 — protein MGLESLGLQMIPWCFHVVAGSRTSPSPAAQATGIRLIGCDGRVRVYHRPVAAAELMKEHPCHLVCRSDAFFIGQKVPPLAAGDQLQPGHSYFLLPAHFFRSVLSFVTLATSLIGPNAGVAARKTALLRPFDIHKTASGTLQIRVSDEFLRERVREEEICRGSSKVVSTEALEKEYRTLVRCRSRRWRPKLETITESERRRVVGPFGGFRRRKTTTTTTKKKKEEIQLVR, from the coding sequence ATGGGACTCGAGTCTCTCGGTCTGCAGATGATTCCATGGTGCTTCCACGTGGTGGCCGGCAGTCGGACCAGCCCGTCCCCTGCGGCGCAGGCAACGGGGATCAGGCTCATCGGCTGCGACGGCCGGGTCAGGGTGTACCACCGGCCAGTTGCGGCGGCAGAGCTCATGAAGGAGCACCCCTGCCACCTCGTCTGCCGCTCCGACGCCTTCTTCATCGGTCAGAAGGTCCCACCGCTGGCCGCCGGCGACCAGCTCCAGCCTGGCCACTCCTACTTCCTCCTCCCCGCCCACTTCTTCCGCTCCGTCCTCTCCTTCGTCACCCTCGCCACCTCCCTCATCGGCCCCAACGCCGGCGTCGCGGCGAGGAAGACCGCCCTCCTCAGGCCGTTCGACATCCACAAGACGGCCTCGGGGACGCTTCAGATCAGGGTCTCCGACGAGTTCCTCAGAGAGAGAGTCCGGGAGGAAGAGATCTGCCGCGGTAGCAGCAAAGTTGTCTCCACGGAGGCGTTGGAGAAGGAGTACAGGACGTTGGTGAGGTGCAGGTCGAGGCGGTGGAGGCCGAAGCTGGAGACGATAACGGAGTCGGAGAGGCGGAGAGTAGTCGGGCCATTCGGTGGCTTCAGGAGGagaaagacgacgacgacgacgacgaagaagaagaaggaagagatccAATTAGTTCGGTAG
- the LOC135624696 gene encoding uncharacterized protein LOC135624696, giving the protein MGKGWIRLGVAVGAVALLVGAGQRYGLDAEAALRPFRQLEERLGMWAIPVYVAAHTLTLALCLPYAVFFEAGASLLFGFLPAVLCVFSAKVLGASLSFWIGRAIFRSSKSATEWAHSSRYFHLLARGVERDGWKFVLLARFSPLPSYVINYGLAATEVGFLVDFLLPTVTGCLPMILQNTSLGSLAGAAVASTTGSKSQVYSYIFPLLGIASSILISLRIKKYSSGFAEEFNQPVSAKSSDGGGINSVQSSSNEATEKPRRRRK; this is encoded by the exons ATGGGGAAGGGGTGGATCCGGCTGGGGGTGGCGGTGGGAGCCGTGGCGTTACTGGTGGGAGCGGGCCAGCGGTACGGGCTCGACGCGGAGGCGGCGCTCCGGCCGTTCCGGCAGTTGGAGGAGCGGCTCGGGATGTGGGCCATCCCGGTGTACGTGGCGGCCCACACCCTCACCCTTGCGCTTTGCCTCCCCTACGCCGTCTTCTTCGAGGCCGGCGCTTCCCTCCTCTTCGGTTTCCTTCCCGCCGTCCTCTGCGTCTTTTCCGCCAAAGTCCTCGGCGCCTCCTTATCTTTCTGGATCGGACG GGCAATTTTTAGGAGCTCAAAATCAGCAACAGAATGGGCACATAGCAGCAGATACTTCCATCTCCTCGCTAGAGGAGTTGAACGCGACGGTTGGAAATTTGTGCTTCTTGCCCGGTTTTCTCCCTTGCCATCCTATGTCATCAATTATGGTTTGGCCGCCACAGAAGTTGGTTTTCTTGTTGACTTCCTTCTTCCTACTGTTACCGGTTGTTTGCCCATGATCCTCCAGAACACATCTCTTGGCAGCCTTGCTGGTGCTGCTGTAGCCTCAACAACTGGCTCTAAGTCTCAGGTCTACTCATACATTTTTCCGTTGCTTGGAATTGCTTCCAGTATTCTCATATCCTTGAGGATAAAGAAGTACTCATCTGGGTTTGCCGAAGAATTTAACCAACCTGTATCGGCTAAGAGCTCCGACGGAGGAGGGATCAATTCTGTGCAGTCATCATCCAATGAGGCTACTGAaaaaccaagaagaagaagaaaatga